One segment of Chionomys nivalis chromosome 1, mChiNiv1.1, whole genome shotgun sequence DNA contains the following:
- the Cfap100 gene encoding cilia- and flagella-associated protein 100 isoform X2: MASEAHSSVLPLKVVNDKSTLEFMNNSSSSFVEDKKKPRKKSKGHVTIADPSSNPFHMSGDVDFFLFREQERNKAIAEREQKKMLRVHQKMTFASKVSAKHTSLRRELQLEEEIEDQELMAEARQLHSFRNNTAWKLAMTQDKNVEPETLNNYMQQKRNMFLLQYAVAMKRNEIQRLEMLATREERRLERAEKFLEKDANLFDEFLRENDRSSVQAMRLAEKETKIKVEKIIEIRELTGQIMAIKSEISKFEDTLQHYKIYKDFLYKLSPKEWLEEQEMKRQALKKAKEPGEFTKESSMATLLGEKGSGKSKTALLWKEVQSLKKSPKLTRSGHAPSSSQSLPQVGHLSHPSLYSELDSRLSSPTVPSQDDTDSDGEELALYFTEPQQLLDVFTQLEEQNLSLIQNTQEMEEALDDLNVTLKNTQIRMDREVNLLKQWITTMMISISKEEESAAELQLKARVFHFGEYKGDQQDKLLESLNHKVLDVYRKCVGMQQEANLGTVQMLTVVEHQLDELLENLERVPQAKIEQAEKAKERERRMRLREEKVRMQKELQEERLQRARARAQAEIKKKRGRRLVSRSRPPVIRIKEESEHVIMDKDKEEMLFFFT, translated from the exons AAAGCACCCTGGAGTTCATGAACAACAGCTCCTCTTCCTTCGTTGAAGATAAAAAGAAACCTCgaaagaaaagcaaag GGCATGTGACTATAGCTGATCCCTCAAGTAACCCTTTCCACATGTCAGGGGATGTGGATTTCTTCTTGTTCAGAGAGCAGGAGCGGAATAAAGCCATTGCA GAACGTGAACAAAAGAAGATGCTGAGGGTGCACCAGAAGATGACGTTCGCATCTAAGGTGTCCGCCAAGCACACTAGCCTGCGCCGGGAGCTGCAGCTAGAAGAGGAGATAGAGGACCAGGAGCTGATGGCTGAGGCCCGGCAGCTGCACTCTTTCCGCAACAACACTGCCTGGAAGCTGGCCATGACCCAAG ATAAGAATGTGGAGCCTGAAACACTGAACAACTATATGCAACAGAAGCGAAACATGTTCCTCCTCCAG TATGCCGTGGCAATGAAGCGAAACGAAATCCAGCGGCTAGAAATGCTGGCAACCCGGGaggagaggaggctggagagagctgAGAAGTTCCTGGAGAAGGATGCAAACTTGTTTGACGAGTTCCTTAGGGAGAATGACCGCAGCTCAGTGCAGGCCATGAGACT GGCTGAGAAAGAGACCAAGATCAAGGTGGAGAAGATCATTGAGATCCGGGAACTCACGGGCCAGATCATGGCCATCAAAAG TGAAATCTCCAAATTCGAAGATACTTTGCAGCATTACAAGATCTACAAGGATTTCCTGTACAAGCTGTCACCCAAGGAGTGGTTAGAAGAGCAGGAGATGAAGCGCCAAGCTCTTAAAAAGGCCAAGGAGCCTGGGGAGTTCACCAAGGAGAGCAGTATGGCCACCTTATTAGGGGAAAAAG GGTCTGGCAAGAGCAAGACAGCCTTGCTGTGGAAAG aagttCAGAGCTTGAAGAAATCCCCAAAGCTTACACGGTCTGGGCATGCCCCATCCAGCAGTCAGAGCCTCCCGCAGGTTGGCCACCTCAGCCACCCCAGCCTGTACAGTGAGCTGGACTCCAGACT GTCAAGCCCTACTGTGCCATCACAAGACGACACTGACAGCGATGGGGAG GAGCTGGCACTGTACTTCACTGAGCCCCAGCAGCTCTTGGATGTCTTCACACAGTTAGAGGAACAGAACCTGTCCCTGATTCAGAACACACAGGAGATGGAGGAGGCCCTGGATGATCTGAACGTCACTCTGAAAAACACCCAGATCCGCAT GGACAGGGAGGTCAACCTGCTGAAGCAGTGGATCACCACCATGATGATATCAATCTCCAAGGAGGAGGAGTCAGCAGCAGAGCTGCAGCTCAAAGCCCGCGTTTTCCACTTCGGGGAGTATAAGGGTGACCAGCAG GACAAGCTGCTGGAGAGCCTGAACCACAAGGTGCTGGATGTGTATCGGAAGTGTGTGGGCATGCAGcaggaggccaacctgggcacaGTGCAGATGCTGACTGTGGTGGAGCACCAGCTGGATGAGCTGCTAGAGAATCTGGAGAGAGTGCCCCAGGCTAAGATTGAGCAGGCTGAGAAGGCCAAGGAGAGGGAGCGGCGCATGAG GCTTCGTGAAGAGAAGGTCAGGATGCAGAAGGAGCTGCAGGAGGAGCGGTTGCAGCGGGCTCGAGCCAGGGCCCaagctgaaataaaaaagaag
- the Cfap100 gene encoding cilia- and flagella-associated protein 100 isoform X3: MASEAHSSVLPLKVVNDKSTLEFMNNSSSSFVEDKKKPRKKSKGHVTIADPSSNPFHMSGDVDFFLFREQERNKAIAEREQKKMLRVHQKMTFASKVSAKHTSLRRELQLEEEIEDQELMAEARQLHSFRNNTAWKLAMTQDKNVEPETLNNYMQQKRNMFLLQYAVAMKRNEIQRLEMLATREERRLERAEKFLEKDANLFDEFLRENDRSSVQAMRLAEKETKIKVEKIIEIRELTGQIMAIKSEISKFEDTLQHYKIYKDFLYKLSPKEWLEEQEMKRQALKKAKEPGEFTKESSMATLLGEKGSGKSKTALLWKVQSLKKSPKLTRSGHAPSSSQSLPQVGHLSHPSLYSELDSRLSSPTVPSQDDTDSDGEELALYFTEPQQLLDVFTQLEEQNLSLIQNTQEMEEALDDLNVTLKNTQIRMDREVNLLKQWITTMMISISKEEESAAELQLKARVFHFGEYKGDQQDKLLESLNHKVLDVYRKCVGMQQEANLGTVQMLTVVEHQLDELLENLERVPQAKIEQAEKAKERERRMRLREEKVRMQKELQEERLQRARARAQAEIKKKRGRRLVSRSRPPVIRIKEESEHVIMDKDKEEMLFFFT, encoded by the exons AAAGCACCCTGGAGTTCATGAACAACAGCTCCTCTTCCTTCGTTGAAGATAAAAAGAAACCTCgaaagaaaagcaaag GGCATGTGACTATAGCTGATCCCTCAAGTAACCCTTTCCACATGTCAGGGGATGTGGATTTCTTCTTGTTCAGAGAGCAGGAGCGGAATAAAGCCATTGCA GAACGTGAACAAAAGAAGATGCTGAGGGTGCACCAGAAGATGACGTTCGCATCTAAGGTGTCCGCCAAGCACACTAGCCTGCGCCGGGAGCTGCAGCTAGAAGAGGAGATAGAGGACCAGGAGCTGATGGCTGAGGCCCGGCAGCTGCACTCTTTCCGCAACAACACTGCCTGGAAGCTGGCCATGACCCAAG ATAAGAATGTGGAGCCTGAAACACTGAACAACTATATGCAACAGAAGCGAAACATGTTCCTCCTCCAG TATGCCGTGGCAATGAAGCGAAACGAAATCCAGCGGCTAGAAATGCTGGCAACCCGGGaggagaggaggctggagagagctgAGAAGTTCCTGGAGAAGGATGCAAACTTGTTTGACGAGTTCCTTAGGGAGAATGACCGCAGCTCAGTGCAGGCCATGAGACT GGCTGAGAAAGAGACCAAGATCAAGGTGGAGAAGATCATTGAGATCCGGGAACTCACGGGCCAGATCATGGCCATCAAAAG TGAAATCTCCAAATTCGAAGATACTTTGCAGCATTACAAGATCTACAAGGATTTCCTGTACAAGCTGTCACCCAAGGAGTGGTTAGAAGAGCAGGAGATGAAGCGCCAAGCTCTTAAAAAGGCCAAGGAGCCTGGGGAGTTCACCAAGGAGAGCAGTATGGCCACCTTATTAGGGGAAAAAG GGTCTGGCAAGAGCAAGACAGCCTTGCTGTGGAAAG ttCAGAGCTTGAAGAAATCCCCAAAGCTTACACGGTCTGGGCATGCCCCATCCAGCAGTCAGAGCCTCCCGCAGGTTGGCCACCTCAGCCACCCCAGCCTGTACAGTGAGCTGGACTCCAGACT GTCAAGCCCTACTGTGCCATCACAAGACGACACTGACAGCGATGGGGAG GAGCTGGCACTGTACTTCACTGAGCCCCAGCAGCTCTTGGATGTCTTCACACAGTTAGAGGAACAGAACCTGTCCCTGATTCAGAACACACAGGAGATGGAGGAGGCCCTGGATGATCTGAACGTCACTCTGAAAAACACCCAGATCCGCAT GGACAGGGAGGTCAACCTGCTGAAGCAGTGGATCACCACCATGATGATATCAATCTCCAAGGAGGAGGAGTCAGCAGCAGAGCTGCAGCTCAAAGCCCGCGTTTTCCACTTCGGGGAGTATAAGGGTGACCAGCAG GACAAGCTGCTGGAGAGCCTGAACCACAAGGTGCTGGATGTGTATCGGAAGTGTGTGGGCATGCAGcaggaggccaacctgggcacaGTGCAGATGCTGACTGTGGTGGAGCACCAGCTGGATGAGCTGCTAGAGAATCTGGAGAGAGTGCCCCAGGCTAAGATTGAGCAGGCTGAGAAGGCCAAGGAGAGGGAGCGGCGCATGAG GCTTCGTGAAGAGAAGGTCAGGATGCAGAAGGAGCTGCAGGAGGAGCGGTTGCAGCGGGCTCGAGCCAGGGCCCaagctgaaataaaaaagaag
- the Cfap100 gene encoding cilia- and flagella-associated protein 100 isoform X1 translates to MASEAHSSVLPLKVVNDKSTLEFMNNSSSSFVEDKKKPRKKSKGHVTIADPSSNPFHMSGDVDFFLFREQERNKAIAEREQKKMLRVHQKMTFASKVSAKHTSLRRELQLEEEIEDQELMAEARQLHSFRNNTAWKLAMTQDKNVEPETLNNYMQQKRNMFLLQYAVAMKRNEIQRLEMLATREERRLERAEKFLEKDANLFDEFLRENDRSSVQAMRLAEKETKIKVEKIIEIRELTGQIMAIKSEISKFEDTLQHYKIYKDFLYKLSPKEWLEEQEMKRQALKKAKEPGEFTKESSMATLLGEKGSGKSKTALLWKGMTAPVQKGHTPHAKGTYKPFSSFLPEVQSLKKSPKLTRSGHAPSSSQSLPQVGHLSHPSLYSELDSRLSSPTVPSQDDTDSDGEELALYFTEPQQLLDVFTQLEEQNLSLIQNTQEMEEALDDLNVTLKNTQIRMDREVNLLKQWITTMMISISKEEESAAELQLKARVFHFGEYKGDQQDKLLESLNHKVLDVYRKCVGMQQEANLGTVQMLTVVEHQLDELLENLERVPQAKIEQAEKAKERERRMRLREEKVRMQKELQEERLQRARARAQAEIKKKRGRRLVSRSRPPVIRIKEESEHVIMDKDKEEMLFFFT, encoded by the exons AAAGCACCCTGGAGTTCATGAACAACAGCTCCTCTTCCTTCGTTGAAGATAAAAAGAAACCTCgaaagaaaagcaaag GGCATGTGACTATAGCTGATCCCTCAAGTAACCCTTTCCACATGTCAGGGGATGTGGATTTCTTCTTGTTCAGAGAGCAGGAGCGGAATAAAGCCATTGCA GAACGTGAACAAAAGAAGATGCTGAGGGTGCACCAGAAGATGACGTTCGCATCTAAGGTGTCCGCCAAGCACACTAGCCTGCGCCGGGAGCTGCAGCTAGAAGAGGAGATAGAGGACCAGGAGCTGATGGCTGAGGCCCGGCAGCTGCACTCTTTCCGCAACAACACTGCCTGGAAGCTGGCCATGACCCAAG ATAAGAATGTGGAGCCTGAAACACTGAACAACTATATGCAACAGAAGCGAAACATGTTCCTCCTCCAG TATGCCGTGGCAATGAAGCGAAACGAAATCCAGCGGCTAGAAATGCTGGCAACCCGGGaggagaggaggctggagagagctgAGAAGTTCCTGGAGAAGGATGCAAACTTGTTTGACGAGTTCCTTAGGGAGAATGACCGCAGCTCAGTGCAGGCCATGAGACT GGCTGAGAAAGAGACCAAGATCAAGGTGGAGAAGATCATTGAGATCCGGGAACTCACGGGCCAGATCATGGCCATCAAAAG TGAAATCTCCAAATTCGAAGATACTTTGCAGCATTACAAGATCTACAAGGATTTCCTGTACAAGCTGTCACCCAAGGAGTGGTTAGAAGAGCAGGAGATGAAGCGCCAAGCTCTTAAAAAGGCCAAGGAGCCTGGGGAGTTCACCAAGGAGAGCAGTATGGCCACCTTATTAGGGGAAAAAG GGTCTGGCAAGAGCAAGACAGCCTTGCTGTGGAAAGGTATGACTGCCCCAGTCCAGAAGGGACATACACCTCATGCCAAGGGCACATACAaacctttctcctcctttctcccagaagttCAGAGCTTGAAGAAATCCCCAAAGCTTACACGGTCTGGGCATGCCCCATCCAGCAGTCAGAGCCTCCCGCAGGTTGGCCACCTCAGCCACCCCAGCCTGTACAGTGAGCTGGACTCCAGACT GTCAAGCCCTACTGTGCCATCACAAGACGACACTGACAGCGATGGGGAG GAGCTGGCACTGTACTTCACTGAGCCCCAGCAGCTCTTGGATGTCTTCACACAGTTAGAGGAACAGAACCTGTCCCTGATTCAGAACACACAGGAGATGGAGGAGGCCCTGGATGATCTGAACGTCACTCTGAAAAACACCCAGATCCGCAT GGACAGGGAGGTCAACCTGCTGAAGCAGTGGATCACCACCATGATGATATCAATCTCCAAGGAGGAGGAGTCAGCAGCAGAGCTGCAGCTCAAAGCCCGCGTTTTCCACTTCGGGGAGTATAAGGGTGACCAGCAG GACAAGCTGCTGGAGAGCCTGAACCACAAGGTGCTGGATGTGTATCGGAAGTGTGTGGGCATGCAGcaggaggccaacctgggcacaGTGCAGATGCTGACTGTGGTGGAGCACCAGCTGGATGAGCTGCTAGAGAATCTGGAGAGAGTGCCCCAGGCTAAGATTGAGCAGGCTGAGAAGGCCAAGGAGAGGGAGCGGCGCATGAG GCTTCGTGAAGAGAAGGTCAGGATGCAGAAGGAGCTGCAGGAGGAGCGGTTGCAGCGGGCTCGAGCCAGGGCCCaagctgaaataaaaaagaag